A section of the Malania oleifera isolate guangnan ecotype guangnan chromosome 2, ASM2987363v1, whole genome shotgun sequence genome encodes:
- the LOC131148969 gene encoding protein NPG1: MVGSRSSERHETADNSDDDDDVVSVRELCANGVCIRAAEVEAKLDDGNILDAESSLREGLSLNFEEARALLGRLEYQRGNVESALRVFDGIDLQAAIQRLQPSQAEKPSSRRGRSRPESGHVVPQHAASLVLEAIYLKAKSLQKLGRLTEAAHECKSVLDAIEKIFHLGIPDFQVEKRLQVTVSQAVELLPELWKQAGCYHEAMSAYRRALLSQWNLDNECCARIQKAFAVFLLYGGVESAPPSLAVQIDGSYIPRNNLEESILLLMILLRKYYLGKAKWDPSVMEHLTFALSICAQTSVLAGQLEEAMPGVFHRADRWKALALCYSGAGQNKVALNLLRKSLHKHEKPDDLIALLLAARICSEDSLLAAEGVGYAQRAIVNAQGKDMHFKGVGLQTLGLCLGKQAKVSSSDFERSHLQSEALKSLDEAIAFEGSNSDLIFDLGVQYAEHRNLNAALRYAKQFIDATGGSMLKGWRLLALVLSAQQRFSEAEVVIDAALDETAKWEQGQLLRMKAKLKISQSLPMDAIETCRFLLALVQAQRKSFGPSRSITQVEEHIVDEFEVWQSLVNIYSSLSHWRDAEICLEKARALKQFSAETLHAEGLMFEGRGQTEDALVAYINGLLLEPDYAPCKIFLGAVLSKMGSKALPVARSLLSDALRVEPTSRMAWYYLGVVHRDDGRMADATDCFQAACMLEESDPVESFGSIL; the protein is encoded by the exons ATGGTGGGAAGTCGATCCAGCGAGCGCCACGAGACCGCCGACAATAGCGACGACGACGACGACGTCGTAAGCGTGCGCGAGCTCTGCGCCAATGGCGTCTGCATTCGCGCCGCGGAGGTCGAAGCAAAGCTCGACGATGGTAACATTCTGGATGCCGAGTCTTCCTTGCGCGAAGGCCTCTCTCTCAATTTTGAG GAAGCAAGAGCTCTTCTTGGTAGGTTGGAGTACCAGAGAGGCAATGTGGAGAGTGCTCTTCGCGTGTTTGATGGTATTGACCTTCAAGCTGCTATACAGCGGTTGCAGCCCTCACAAGCTGAAAAGCCTTCTTCTAGAAGGGGCCGATCTCGCCCAGAATCAGGGCATGTGGTTCCTCAGCATGCTGCTAGCCTAGTGCTTGAAGCCATATACTTAAAAGCCAAGTCTCTTCAAAAGCTTGGGAGATTGACTG AGGCTGCTCATGAATGTAAAAGTGTGCTAGATGCCATTGAGAAGATATTCCATCTTGGTATACCAGATTTTCAAGTTGAGAAGAGGTTGCAAGTAACAGTGAGTCAAGCTGTAGAGCTTCTTCCAGAGCTTTGGAAACAGGCTGGTTGCTATCATGAAGCAATGTCTGCCTATAGACGTGCCCTGCTTAGTCAATGGAATCTTGACAATGAGTGCTGTGCGAGGATTCAGAAAGCATTTGCAGTGTTCTTGCTATATGGTGGAGTGGAATCTGCCCCACCCAGTTTGGCTGTTCAGATTGATGGTTCATATATACCTAGAAACAATCTGGAAGAGTCAATTTTATTGCTAATgattcttttgagaaaatattacCTTGGTAAGGCCAAATGGGATCCCTCAGTAATGGAACATCTTACTTTTGCATTATCCATTTGTGCCCAAACTTCTGTTTTGGCTGGGCAACTCGAGGAGGCCATGCCTGGTGTATTTCATCGTGCTGACCGCTGGAAAGCGTTGGCTCTTTGTTATAGTGGAGCTGGACAAAATAAAGTTGCCTTGAATTTATTAAGGAAGTCCCTACATAAACATGAAAAACCAGATGATCTCATTGCATTGTTGCTTGCTGCTAGGATCTGCTCTGAGGATTCCCTTCTTGCAGCTGAGGGTGTGGGCTATGCGCAGAGGGCAATTGTTAATGCTCAAGGAAAAGACATGCATTTCAAGGGCGTTGGCCTTCAGACATTGGGTCTTTGTTTAGGAAAGCAAGCTAAAGTTTCTTCCTCAGATTTTGAGAGGTCTCATCTTCAATCTGAAGCCTTGAAATCATTAGATGAGGCAATTGCTTTTGAGGGCAGCAATTCAGATCTTATTTTTGACTTGGGAGTTCAATATGCAGAACACCGGAATTTGAATGCTGCTTTGCGCTATGCTAAGCAATTTATTGATGCAACAGGTGGGTCAATGTTGAAAGGTTGGAGATTGCTTGCTCTGGTTTTGTCGGCCCAACAAAGATTTTCAGAGGCTGAGGTGGTAATTGATGCTGCTTTGGATGAGACTGCCAAATGGGAGCAAGGCCAGTTGCTGAGGATGAAAGCAAAGCTTAAAATCTCTCAATCGTTACCAATGGATGCAATTGAAACTTGTAGATTCCTCCTTGCATTGGTCCAAGCCCAAAGAAAATCATTTGGTCCTTCAAGGAGTATCACTCAG GTTGAGGAACATATAGTCGATGAGTTTGAAGTTTGGCAGAGTTTAGTGAATATATACTCTAGCCTGTCGCACTGGAGGGATGCAGAAATATGCTTAGAAAAAGCTAGAGCATTGAAACAGTTCTCTGCAGAAACACTGCATGCCGAAG GTCTAATGTTTGAAGGACGTGGACAAACTGAAGATGCTTTGGTTGCTTATATCAATGGTCTTTTATTAGAGCCAGATTATGCACCATGCAAAATCTTTCTTGGTGCTGTATTGTCAAAGATGGGCTCAAAGGCATTGCCAGTTGCACGGAGCTTGCTTTCAGATGCTTTGAGGGTTGAGCCTACTAGCCGTATGGCTTGGTACTATTTAGGGGTGGTGCACAGGGATGATGGACGCATGGCTGATGCTACAGACTGCTTCCAGGCAGCATGCATGCTTGAAGAATCCGATCCAGTTGAAAGCTTTGGTTCTATTCTGTAA